The window TGCACCAAGGGATACAAAAAAACTCAGTTGATTTTAGCTGACTGTTTAGTTCGCCCTTCTTCTGTTCCACCAAAATTAAGTGAATTACGTGTGCGTGCGTGGATGCCTCCTGAAGGCCGTAGAAACATGAATGCCCAAAAACAATATAACCTACAACGCAGCACTTACGGTCTTCTGTAGGAATGACTTGTAGCGAGTAGACCCATTCAATCAAGCTGGGCTTGTCTATTATATTAAGAGAATCCAGGACATCAAGACCGGAGAGAGCAAAGAACACAATGGTCAACCTAGACAGGGAGGGACAAAGGTAAACAAACATTTATTCACCTAGTAATATTATACTATTAGAATTATCCACAGCATATTTGAGGTAAGAACTGAAAAGTAAATCATATGAATGGTTACTTTACGTGATGACAGCTGGATAGCCAACACCATGTGTTATTTGGATAGCTAGAGGACTCCAAACAATCCAAGTGCACCACTTAGATAGCTAGTTTGTTGTTGACAACCACTAATCAACAAATAATATGTGCTGTATTATGTATCTATGCTTTTAAATTACCAACTAAGCCTGGTCCCAGTCCAGACCTGTTTGTGTTGTTGGCATGACAATGACAGAATGAGTGACAGGGAGTTGGCATGATAGCAGAACTCCAACTATGGCCACCAAGCTATGGCAGGTATGGCCaccaactagctagctatatcTGAATGGTCAGTGCTAACATGGATCagtgggacgtccctaccccattgaagttgacatttaaaatggttacggTAAGGGTAAAAGGTTAGGGTAGCTGTGGAATGCTCAATTCAGTTTTCATATCGAGGCTTTTCTACCAACAACAGCGTCAACATCGGGTCTGTGCTATCTACATTCATTTGGACGTCCCTACCTTAAACCTTAATCCCGGGGAAGGTTCTCATTGTCGGAGTGGACACTTTGTTTGCAGAGCACACAACctaggctacacttgtgagaaacaagttttggttaatttcattccatttacaagTTATGTCAATTTATTAATTGTGTTTggtttggagcgctcctgtcaatcCGGAGTAAATACAcgcacctgattacacatagaactaggtctaggctacctggcctgcatgcaaatgtaggcctataaatgtccCCGATTGGGGATCAGACagtctgattgtcttaactcaccgcCACTAATgaactgtggagcttctcaaagtacttttctttttttttactcaaagagcaagtaaacaaagtctgtttttgcaTCAATTGAGattgacaatagttcctcaatgtaaCCTATTTGAAAAACCTTTCCAGTTATCTCCCTTTTGATAACCACTCCATTtgaaagagggagaaaaaaataggcctacctgattacttcttaaccattgcacaaatagcctacatccgtgtctgtccggagctcaggGCACAGGAAACTCTGAGGGTCCAGGGTGTTTGGCAACTTTGGGATTGTAATGGCAGATTTACGTATATTGAAAACGTATGTATTTATATCCGTCTCGATATAAGAGAACGGAGTTGCGCGTTCCTCGGCCAGGGTAGAGGTTTGGGTTTAAGCCAAGGATAGTAGTGACCATTACTGAATCAAATCTAAGGTTGGCCAACTATGTGATAGTTAGATTTTAGCCTGGCTAGCTATCTCGAGATAATGGGTTGTTCATAAAACGTAGCTAACATTAGGTACCTAGCGGTAGCAATCTAATTCAGTTGGTTGCATTGCAAAAAGCTCCAATGTTTATTTGCAATTTTTTATATTGAGTATGTTGTCTGAAAAtgctatagctagctaacgttaacaaaAAACACGTTTGGCCTGATGACAGTGGCACTGGCAGGCTCGTCTGTCATTCATTAGCATTCTGACTAGCGAAGACGTTGTTAATTTAAAATAAGAGATAATTATTCATGCCAACATATGTACCTGCTTGTTTCTAATGATGAATATCTCTCTGGTAAAACTTGAAGACATCTTTGAAAGAATCGTACGTGTCGATCTTTTAAAAAGTCAATTTGTTCAAATTCGGCAAGCGGGTTCTCTTCTTCCGCCATCTTTGAGTTTGAAACAACTTCCGCGTAAACAGGCTTTGCAACCTTCTTTGTTGCGGTTTAACAGCAGTTTGCACCCAACGTTTATGGCGCATTACCGCTCCCAACTGGCCTGGGGCGAAAAAAGGAAACCATACAGGTAAAAATGGGAAGTTTGGAACTTATTCCACACAAACAGAAAcgtaacaaataaaaaataagtcTCACTTCTTAATAAAAAATGCCATATCTCCCTTCTCAGGCTGTGGAGCCTGAGAGGGTGGCACTacatatattttgtatttattcaacctttatttattcaggtaggcaagttgagaacaagttctcatttacaattgcgacctggccaagataaagcatagcagttcgacacatataacaacacagagttacacatggagtaaaacaaacatacagtcaataatacagtagaaaaataagtttatatacaatgtgagcaaaggaggtgagataagggaggtaaaggcaataaataggccatggtggcgaagtaaatacaatatagcaattaaaacactggaatggtagatttgacagtagatgagtgtgcaaagaAGAAATACTGGGGtggaaaggagcaaaataaataaatacagtaggggaagaggtagttgtttgggctaccACTACagcagtaggcttgattaccaacaacgacgagacggccgacagggaggaggtgagggccctcggagtgtggtgtcaggaaaataatctcacactcaacatcaacaaaacaaaggagatgattgtggacttcaggaaacagcagagggagcacccccctatgcacatcgacaggacagtagtggagagggtagtaagttttaagttcctcggtgtacacatcacggacaaactgaattggtccacccacacagacaacgttgtgaagaaggcgcagcagcgcctcttcaacctcaggaggctgaagaaattcggcttgtcaccaaaagcactcacaaactttcacagatgcacaatcgagagcatcctgtcgggctgtatcaccgcctggtacggcatctgctccgcccacaaccgtaaggctctccagagggtagtgaggtctgcacaatgcatcaccgggggcaaactacctgccctccaggacacctacaccacccgatgtcacaggaaggccataaagatcatcaaccacccgagccactgcctgttcacccctctatcatccagaaggcgaggtcagtacaggtgcatcaaagcagggaccgagagactgaaaaacagcttctatctcaaggccatcagactgttaaacagccaccactaacatttagtggccgctgccaacatactgactcaactccagccactttaataatgggaattgatggaaatttgtgtaaaaatgtaccactagccactttaaacaatgccacttaatatgtttacataccctacattactcatctcatatgtatatactgtactctatatcatctactgcatcttgccatctttatgtaatacatgtatcactagccactttaaactatgccactttatgtttacataccctacattactcatctcagatgtatatactgtactctataccatctactgcatcttgcctatgccgttctgtaccatcactcattcatatctctttatgtacatattctttatccctttacacttgtgtgtataaggtagtagttgtggaattgttaggttagattactcgttggttattactgcattgtcggaactagaagcacaagcatttcgctacactcaaattaatatctgctaaccatgtgtatgtgacaaataaaatttgatttgattaatacaGTGTCTTCTCTGTTTCGAAACGCTCTCTACCGGGTCTGCGTCGCACGAAAAAGCGAGCATCACAGATACTGGAAATCTTAAATTTCAGTTAATCCTCAACACTTAACGCCACAccagttatcactcctttcaatggcgcCCTGCTCCGGATAACATAGCAAGTCACAGCTCTTGACCCCAGTCGCATGGTGTGGAGCGCACGCTCCCTCTGGACGGCAGAAACgcaaaaaacacaattccacttcgAGCCACTTTCACTGACCCAACCTCTTTTCCACTCAACCTGACACCACATATGGATCAACCAGAAGGCAACGATCCATTATGTCCAAAAATCTCACTCCAATTGGGCCAAAATCCTCTTCAATCACGGACGGGACGACTGCACCTGCGACCGCAGTTAATTCACCCTCAATCTCATTTAATATGTTCCACTTTCTTCCTTTTCCCCCTGCCCGCTTTCTTAACGACCTCTATGGGTTCCTCTGACTCCATCTCCACGTCTGACAACCATTCGAGCGTAACCACCCTCTTGTCCCTCTCCCTGAGAGGCGATCCAAGCCCACTTCCCACTTCTCGTGATCCTCACAGCCTTTACTTTACCCACCACCTCTTCATATCTGAAACGGGTTTCTCAAGTTTAATCCAGGTGGTCATTCTCAATAAACCACACAAGATAAGTAGGGACTCCAGCAGAGCTCAACCTTCTGTTTTCCAACCCAACTTTGCTCAGTTTCTCATTCTTTTGCATTGCAACGTTTTAaatgttttgttcgttttggtaCACTGGAGGCTAAATATAtttgaagaatgtaaaatgttTAACGTCAAACGCACTTCTATAATAATATTAATTTCAGAATAAGTAGCAAGACAAATAACAAATGTAGGCAGACAGTTATTCATGTTTTAATTCAGATAAGAAATGTGATAATGTATTGTATAAAAGTGGAAATGACACAAAGCACAGATACAAGTGTGTTGAAATGACAAATAACCACACTGAGGATTTGAATTTTGCatgattaaataaaaaacaaattaGCAAAGAAAATATTGGTTCCAGTCAGACATCCTCATAAGCCTTGTCTCCAGCTTGGGACAGCCCTGTAAGAAGATGGTGATGAGCATAGATGAGTTACAGAGAAAGAAGATAGTGAAAAAGTGGGTGATGAGAATGTTTTGGGCTAATTCACCTATGAAACATCTGTAATACAGGTCCGCCCCCAGTGGGTCCAATCTCTTTGGTGCGTTCCTCCCATCCTTTTGTAGGTTTGCAGAGCCTGGAAGGGTCTCTGCTGATATGAGCCTCTGCCTAATGAGATCAAATGAATAGCAGATAATTACTGATGACATACATTGTGTACAATGGAATCAGTGCCTGCTGCTGTGTAAGGTCTTACCTTCTCCTTCAGCTTAGCCAGTCTCTTTTGTCTATccagctcctgcttttccttctcctgtctctcctgcacTTTTGTCTCCAACTTCTGGAAGTCCTGCAGATAAGTCAGTTAACCATTATACTTTGACTTGCCTCCACCCCAGTCTTTCCTCCACCCCAGTCTTTCTTACACCCCAGTCTCCAGTAGACATAACTGAGAAAAGTACTATTTGAGCAACCTCAAATAGTACTcaatactttattgaagcacctttgtcagcgattacagcctcaagtcttcttgggtatgactctacaaacttcacacccctgtatttgggagtttctcccagtcttctctgcaaatcctctcaagctctgtcaggttggatggcgagcgtcgctgcacagctatattcaggtctctccagagatgtttgattgggttcaagttcgggctctggctgggctattcaaggacattcagagacttgtaccgaagccactcctgcgttgtctcggctgtgtgcttagggttgttgtcctgttggaaggtgaaccgtcaccccagtctgaggtcctcagcaggttttcatcgaggatctctctatactttgctctgttcatctttccctcgatcctgactagtctctgccgctgaaaaacatcccaatagcatgatgctgccaccaccatggttcaccatagggatggtgctatGTTTCCTCCTGACGGTTGGCATttaggtcaaagagttcaatcttggtttcatcagaccagagaatcttgttttactgaggagtggcttccgtctgtcactctaccaaaaaggccttattggtggagtgctgcaaagatggttgaccttctggaagtttctcccatcttcacagaggaactctggagctctgtcagagtgaccatcaggttcctggtcaactccctgatcaaggcccttctcccccgattgctcagtttggccgggcggccagctctaggaaaagtcttggtggtccAAACTCCATTGAAGaacaatggaggccactgtgttcttggggaccttcaaagctacagaaatgttttggcaccCATCCCCaaatctgtacctcgacacaatcctgtctcggagctctacggacaatttcttcgacctcatggcttggtttttatttctgacatgcactgtcaactgtgggaccttatatagacaggtgtgcgcctgTCAATTGAAtttaaatcaaatccaattgtatttgtcatatgcgccaaatacaacaggtgtagaacttacagtgaaatgcttacttacaagcccttaaccaacaatgctttaagaaattaagaaaaatgtattaaaataagtgttaagtaaaaaattgaaaataaaagtaacaaataactaaacagcagcagtaaaataacaagtgatgcgatatacagggggtaccggtacagagtcattgtgcgcgggcaccggttagtcgaggtaattggtgtaatatatacatgtaggtagagttttgatttgatttgaaatcatgtccaatcaattgaatttaccacagtcggactccaatcaagttgtagaaacagctcaaggatgaccaatggaaacaggatgcacctgagctcaattttgagtctcacagcaacaggtctgaatacttgtatAAATTAGGTAtctgttttaattttttaatacttttgcaaacatttctaaaaaactgtttttgccttgtcattatggggtattgtgtgtcgattgatgaggaaaatgttttatttaatgcattttagagtaaggctataacaaatgtggaaaaagtcaaggggtctgaatacttcccaaatgcactgtatatacaaaatacCTTGAGTAGTACCATTGGAAACACTGATCCTTCACATACCCTTTCCTGAAAGCGTTTGATGCCGTAGCCTGCcagcctcttcttctcctccatgtcagcctgttcctgttcctcctTCTGCATGGTCAGaagttcttcctcctccttcttctgccGAATGTGGGCCTCCAGAGCCAGCTTCACCTCCAGCTGTCTCCTGCGCTCCTCCTTGGCTTGTCTCCGCTGCAGGATCTCCTCAGTGagcctctgctcctcctcctgctccaggCGCAGCCTGCGCTGCCTTCTCCACCCCTCCAGGCGAGCCAccgcctcccttctctcctcctcagccCTACGCTGCTGGGTCTCAGCCtgcacctccctctccctcctggcAGCGCTCTCCAGCTCATCTTGGTGCTGCAGCCTTGTcaccctctcctgctgtctctcaGCCTTCCACCGGTGAATGGCCTGGTGCATGGATAGTGAAAATTAGCAAAAttataagacaaaacaaatattacaagTATATTCATGTGATTTAACAGGTCAAAACAAATAGCTGACTGACATTTCAGAGCTCATAAATGGCAGTACTGTTCTACCCATCCACAGTTGAAAGTGACTGGAAACTCATTACATTGCCTACAAAGTGATGCCCAGTCtacctctttcttcttctcctggAGGTACAGGAGCTCAAGATACCAATCTTCGTGTTGTTCAACGCCTTCCGGAGTTTTGCCTGGCAGGTAGAGCAAAGCCTCTTTCCTATAGGCTGGTTTGCCATTGTGCTTGGTCCACACTTTCAGAAAGCTCTGATGGTCATACTGGTCCCAGCCCCCCTGCTTCCCTCCAGTTTGCTGTAGGAACCTCTCTAGTGCGGTCACCTCTGGTGGGAGGTCCTCCTCTAAGGCTTTGGCCAGACACACCTTGCCTGAGGGAGCAGGGGGCAACTTTGGGTCTGCTTTTACAGCCAAAGACCAAGTCTCAATCTTCTTTTCAAAAGCACTTATCTCCTGGCTGCATGTTCTTTCCTCTTTCAATAGATCCTCAAAACTAAAAAGAATAAGAAAGAGGCAGTTCATCTCAGCCTAAACTATAATCAAGTCCTTTTGAAACATGCATTACATGACAGCTGACAGCTGTTAAAATATTGAACGTCTCATACCTTTGACGTTGATCCTCCTTGAAAGTGTTGATTGAATTTTCAACTTCTGTCATTATTTCTTTCAGTTTCTCAATTACTAAAAAACAAACAGCATTTCTAAGTAGTTAACGTATAACAGCCTGTATAAAGGGAGATGAAGTGGGTATCAAATTGAACTGGCTCCATAAAAACATGAATGTCATGACTCCCCAATGTGTACTATTTCCATGCACATGTATAACCATCAACTAGCACATGACTTACACTCCGGGGTAGGCTTCACGTCAGTCAGCTGCATCTGAAATTTATTTACACCATTATGAATTTTCATCAGATGCTTTTGCACGTTCATATCTGAGGGACAAAGAACATGAACAacattattattaaagatgttcAAATTACGTTTTAGTCAGTAAAATATTGAAGTGCCATACAAAGAGTACTAAAACCAACAAAATACACACGCTCAGTATTTCGATCATCCTGAAGTCCTTTATCAAACTCTTCCAATACTCTAAATCCATCTGAAAGACCATTCTTCCTGTTTTGTGTATTCAACATCTTCTCTTTCTCAAGTTTCTCAATCCTGTTTTAAGAACAATAGAAAATGAGTCTCAATACAATAGATGTGCATGTATAATCTAAATTCCCCTGCATATTAATACGAGGAACTTACTGTTTTCTAAGTTTCTCTGCATTTCTGAGAAACTCTGTCTTTTGTTGGGAAACTCTATCTTCCAAACGTTGTGCATTGTGGTGAGTAGCTGTGATGAAGTCACCTTCCTTGTGAGAAAACAAAAGCTAGTATGAGCCAGGTCTAACAAACAGTCAGCCAAAACGTTTGCTGTCATTAGAAAATGCAATACCTAATATTCTAGCCTGggctcagatctgtttgtgctgtctgaCAACTCCTACGGTGGTCATTATTtactctctctagtctatagaaGTTGGCAGAAATATCCCCAAAGAGTTGTCAGACAGCAACGCAAACAGAAGAAAAAACGTGTATGTTATGTTTAAAGTGAAGCACGTTAGAAAGCAAGGTTAGCTAGCATAGCATACACACAAAATATAATTCCTGTGTTTGTTGTTGGCaacctggctggctggttagccATTTTGGTTTCCTTTGTTCTTAGCGAAGAAGCTTATAAGATTTTACTCAACATTAAAATAATATTGTGTTGAGTATCGGCAACTTCCAACAATTTAAATACATATAGAGGACAATAAAACGTTATTACCAGGACTTGTGCATCAAAAAGCTCTGTGGTTGTTATGGAAGCCATTTtcatattgaattttaaaacttTAATGAGACCACATCTGTTGAGCCGAACCGTCCCACAGAGTTTCAAAACCCAGAGGCACAACATCGCAAGACTTCCGGGAAGGCTTGCGAAACAGACCAAATCGACCAGGCCGGGGTTTGGAGTTTGTGAAGTCAATGAGACAAGTGAAAAATGTGTTcttagttgttaattttctcaAATTTGAAAGACAAAACCTAGATTTGAGCCAAtttcttaagtagttgaacatgttattactccaacctcgtgaaagtgacaaactgacacgttttcattttcgtGAAAAACAACTATATAAATATGAGTGCCTCTGACTTGATGGCCTGCACATGCGCAGACGACCGTTAGACCCGATGACGTTTTCTACTTATGAGTTTAGCCAGCCAACGTCGCCATGACGTCTTTGATGCTATTCCTTCTGGAACTCTTATGTTATTTAGCGGTGTAGCCAGACCTCACTTTCTTGACCTACCCTCGCTTAATCCAGTTGACTTTCCAATAGGGAAAATATGTTTCTCCTTGCTCCCTCAGAACAATAGGTCGATACGTGCTTTATTTCAAAGGGATATTGtatccattc is drawn from Salvelinus fontinalis isolate EN_2023a chromosome 4, ASM2944872v1, whole genome shotgun sequence and contains these coding sequences:
- the LOC129853071 gene encoding coiled-coil domain-containing protein 112 isoform X1, which translates into the protein MKMASITTTELFDAQVLEGDFITATHHNAQRLEDRVSQQKTEFLRNAEKLRKQIEKLEKEKMLNTQNRKNGLSDGFRVLEEFDKGLQDDRNTEHMNVQKHLMKIHNGVNKFQMQLTDVKPTPELIEKLKEIMTEVENSINTFKEDQRQSFEDLLKEERTCSQEISAFEKKIETWSLAVKADPKLPPAPSGKVCLAKALEEDLPPEVTALERFLQQTGGKQGGWDQYDHQSFLKVWTKHNGKPAYRKEALLYLPGKTPEGVEQHEDWYLELLYLQEKKKEAIHRWKAERQQERVTRLQHQDELESAARREREVQAETQQRRAEEERREAVARLEGWRRQRRLRLEQEEEQRLTEEILQRRQAKEERRRQLEVKLALEAHIRQKKEEEELLTMQKEEQEQADMEEKKRLAGYGIKRFQERDFQKLETKVQERQEKEKQELDRQKRLAKLKEKAEAHISRDPSRLCKPTKGWEERTKEIGPTGGGPVLQMFHRAVPSWRQGL
- the LOC129853071 gene encoding coiled-coil domain-containing protein 112 isoform X2 yields the protein MLNTQNRKNGLSDGFRVLEEFDKGLQDDRNTEHMNVQKHLMKIHNGVNKFQMQLTDVKPTPELIEKLKEIMTEVENSINTFKEDQRQSFEDLLKEERTCSQEISAFEKKIETWSLAVKADPKLPPAPSGKVCLAKALEEDLPPEVTALERFLQQTGGKQGGWDQYDHQSFLKVWTKHNGKPAYRKEALLYLPGKTPEGVEQHEDWYLELLYLQEKKKEAIHRWKAERQQERVTRLQHQDELESAARREREVQAETQQRRAEEERREAVARLEGWRRQRRLRLEQEEEQRLTEEILQRRQAKEERRRQLEVKLALEAHIRQKKEEEELLTMQKEEQEQADMEEKKRLAGYGIKRFQERDFQKLETKVQERQEKEKQELDRQKRLAKLKEKAEAHISRDPSRLCKPTKGWEERTKEIGPTGGGPVLQMFHRAVPSWRQGL